CATTTTTTATTGTTGGGACTGGCTTTACAGATTCAATATTCATTTCCTACTCCTTTTATACCCCGAATACAGCTAGAGTATAAACTAAAGAATTCCAGTGCAACTAATGCTGCACTGGAATTGCTGTGTCTTATCCTAACAGTTTTAGTACAGATTGAGGCATACTATTAGCCTGTGCCAACATCGCTGTTCCTGCTTGCTGCAGGATTTGATTTTTAGTCAGATTTGCCATTTCAGCAGCATAGTCAGCATCCTGGATACGGCTTCGGGCAGCTGCCAGGTTATCTGATACGTTTTGCAGGTTGGCAATTGTAGAATCAAAACGATTTTGCAATGCCCCCATATCTGCCCGGTTGGCGTTGACCGTACCCAGAGCCGCATCAATTCTCATGATTGCAGTCTGTGCACCAGCAGCAGTGCTTACATCTAATGAATCGATACCGATAGTATCTTTAGCTATGGCTGCAGCAAGTCCAATGTTAGCTACAGTACCGCCGAGGGCGATGCTGTCTGCTGCATTGATTGTTAATTGTCCGCGTAATGCGTCATCAAAATCACCACCTGTTACCGTGATACCATCAGTACCTGCGACAAAACCAACACCACTTTCAACAACCGTAATATTCCGGCCATCAGCAGCAGTCAGAGTCAAATCGCCACCATTGAGACTGGCAATAACCCCTGTTTGGTTGCTCACGCCGTTTATCGCATCACGTAAGGCATCAGGGGTTAACGCTACAGCTACGTCTGTACCACTGAATATTGATACCCCGTTAATATCCAAGTTGTAAGTATCAGCAGCCGTACCCCCAATACCTCCTAGTGTTTGAGTACCTGTGGTTGAGGCAGTTACTGAAAAGCCGGCATCAGCTAGTGCTGCCGCTTTGGCATAAGCAGAGGTGCCATCCTGTGAAGCCAGAGTCCCTGCAAAATTTGCAGAAGAGTTGATGCTTGTAGCTGGGCCACCACCGATTGAAACAGTAATGTCTGCAGCAACTGCAGCTGTAACTTCAGTACCTGTTGCAGTTGCGATACCACCAATTG
The sequence above is drawn from the Legionella antarctica genome and encodes:
- a CDS encoding flagellin, whose product is MAQVINTNVTSLTAQRNLGVSGNAMSLAIQRLSSGLRINSAKDDAAGLAISQRMTAQIRGMNQAVRNANDGISLAQVAEGAMQESTNLLQRMRELAVQAANSTNNSSDRASIQSEVNQLKSEVDRIALNTQFNGQRILDGSFSNASFQVGANANQTISFSIGSAKASSIGGIATATGTEVTAAVAADITVSIGGGPATSINSSANFAGTLASQDGTSAYAKAAALADAGFSVTASTTGTQTLGGIGGTAADTYNLDINGVSIFSGTDVAVALTPDALRDAINGVSNQTGVIASLNGGDLTLTAADGRNITVVESGVGFVAGTDGITVTGGDFDDALRGQLTINAADSIALGGTVANIGLAAAIAKDTIGIDSLDVSTAAGAQTAIMRIDAALGTVNANRADMGALQNRFDSTIANLQNVSDNLAAARSRIQDADYAAEMANLTKNQILQQAGTAMLAQANSMPQSVLKLLG